In a genomic window of Streptomyces sp. NBC_01231:
- a CDS encoding prephenate dehydrogenase has product MRTALVIGTGLIGTSAALALTERGVVVHLADHDPEQARTAAALGAGTDEAPEGPVDLAIVAAPPAHVAGVLADVMRRGAARGYIDVASVKGGPRRELEGLGLDLSPYIGTHPMSGREKSGPLAATGDLFEGRPWVLTPTRGTDTEVLNLALELVSHCRAVPVVMDADAHDRAVALVSHMPHLVSSMVAARLENAEEAAVRLCGQGIRDVTRIAASDPRMWIDILSANPGPVADLLTDVSADLEETVRALRALQSSDEDKRREGTVGIEGVLRRGNAGQVRVPGKHGSAPRAYEVVAVLIDDQPGQLARIFADAGMAGVNIEDVRIEHATGQQAGLVQLMVEPKAAPVLTVALKERGWAIRQ; this is encoded by the coding sequence GTGAGAACCGCCCTTGTCATCGGAACCGGCCTCATCGGTACGTCCGCCGCGCTCGCGCTGACCGAGCGTGGCGTCGTCGTCCACCTCGCCGACCACGACCCCGAGCAGGCCCGCACCGCCGCCGCGCTCGGCGCCGGCACCGACGAGGCGCCCGAGGGGCCCGTCGACCTCGCGATCGTCGCCGCCCCTCCCGCCCATGTGGCCGGGGTGCTCGCGGACGTCATGCGCCGGGGTGCCGCCCGTGGCTACATCGACGTGGCCAGCGTCAAGGGCGGTCCGCGCCGCGAGCTGGAGGGGCTCGGCCTGGACCTGTCGCCGTACATCGGCACCCACCCGATGTCCGGCCGCGAGAAGTCGGGACCGCTGGCGGCCACCGGCGACCTGTTCGAGGGCCGGCCCTGGGTGCTGACGCCGACCCGCGGCACCGACACCGAGGTCCTGAACCTCGCCCTGGAGCTGGTCTCGCACTGCCGCGCGGTGCCGGTGGTGATGGACGCCGACGCCCACGACCGGGCCGTCGCGCTCGTCTCCCACATGCCCCACCTGGTGTCCAGCATGGTCGCCGCCCGTCTGGAGAACGCCGAGGAGGCCGCCGTACGGCTGTGCGGACAGGGCATCCGGGACGTGACCCGGATCGCGGCCTCCGACCCCCGGATGTGGATCGACATCCTGTCCGCGAACCCAGGGCCGGTCGCCGACCTCCTCACGGACGTCTCCGCGGACCTCGAGGAGACGGTCCGGGCCCTGCGCGCCCTCCAGTCCTCCGACGAGGACAAGCGCCGGGAGGGCACCGTCGGCATCGAGGGCGTCCTGCGGCGCGGCAACGCGGGCCAGGTCCGCGTGCCCGGCAAGCACGGGTCGGCCCCGCGGGCGTACGAGGTCGTGGCCGTCCTGATCGACGACCAGCCGGGCCAACTGGCCCGCATCTTCGCGGACGCCGGGATGGCCGGGGTCAACATCGAGGACGTCCGTATCGAGCACGCGACCGGGCAGCAGGCGGGCCTGGTGCAGCTGATGGTGGAGCCGAAGGCGGCGCCCGTGCTCACGGTGGCGCTGAAGGAACGGGGCTGGGCCATCCGGCAGTGA
- a CDS encoding 1-acyl-sn-glycerol-3-phosphate acyltransferase, with translation MRRHARRGEAGRDVSGPSVPSEKGAEVGRRIGVGLMYGLWKPRVLGAWKVPVSGPVIFAVNHSHNIDGPMVMGVAPRPTHFLIKKEAFIGPLDPFLLGIGQVKVDRDTTDRTAITQALGVLDNGGCLGIFPEGTRGEGDFAALRAGLAYFAVRGGAPIVPVAVLGSSDRPGRLVKGLPPLRSRVDVVFGDPFEAGDGSGRRTRKALDEATERIQKQLTAHLENARRLTGRR, from the coding sequence GTGCGTCGTCACGCTCGTCGAGGAGAAGCGGGACGCGACGTGAGTGGTCCGTCCGTGCCCTCGGAGAAGGGCGCCGAGGTGGGGCGGCGCATCGGCGTCGGCCTGATGTACGGCCTGTGGAAGCCGCGGGTGCTGGGTGCCTGGAAGGTGCCCGTGTCCGGTCCGGTGATCTTCGCCGTCAACCACTCCCACAACATCGACGGCCCGATGGTCATGGGCGTGGCGCCGCGGCCGACGCACTTCCTGATCAAGAAGGAAGCGTTCATCGGACCGCTCGACCCCTTCCTGCTCGGCATCGGACAGGTCAAGGTCGACCGCGACACCACCGACCGCACGGCGATCACCCAGGCGCTGGGCGTGCTGGACAACGGCGGGTGCCTCGGGATCTTCCCGGAGGGCACCCGGGGCGAGGGAGACTTCGCCGCGCTGCGCGCCGGGCTCGCGTACTTCGCCGTACGCGGCGGCGCTCCGATCGTCCCGGTGGCCGTCCTGGGAAGTTCCGACCGGCCCGGACGGTTGGTCAAGGGACTGCCTCCTCTGCGTAGCCGCGTCGACGTCGTCTTCGGCGATCCCTTCGAGGCGGGCGACGGTAGCGGACGACGTACGCGCAAGGCGCTCGACGAGGCGACCGAACGCATCCAGAAGCAGCTCACCGCGCACCTGGAGAACGCCAGGCGGCTGACCGGCCGCCGGTGA
- the aroH gene encoding chorismate mutase yields the protein MAVRAVRGAVQLDKDEAGHMDEQVGALLTAIMERNGLTADDLISIWFTATPDLHSDFPAAAARKLGTGFADVPLICAQELDIEGAMPRVVRVLAHIESARPRADIAHVYLGAAGALRKDIAQ from the coding sequence GTGGCGGTACGAGCGGTCCGGGGCGCCGTCCAACTCGACAAGGACGAGGCCGGCCACATGGACGAGCAGGTCGGAGCCCTGCTCACCGCCATCATGGAGCGGAACGGCCTGACCGCCGACGACCTGATCAGCATCTGGTTCACGGCCACGCCCGATCTGCACAGTGACTTCCCGGCGGCCGCCGCCCGCAAGCTCGGCACCGGCTTCGCCGACGTACCGCTGATCTGTGCCCAGGAACTCGACATCGAGGGCGCCATGCCCCGGGTGGTCCGGGTCCTCGCGCACATCGAGTCCGCCCGGCCCCGCGCCGACATCGCGCACGTCTACCTCGGCGCCGCGGGGGCCCTGCGCAAGGACATCGCCCAGTGA
- a CDS encoding Rieske (2Fe-2S) protein has translation MTDSPTRRTILLAAGGAGAAALTAGCGESGDDKASSHASPGQELAKTADIPVGGGKIFKDEEIVVTQPKQGEFKGFSNICTHAQCPVAGVSDGTINCTCHGSKFNITDGSVAHDPATRPLPEKKITVQGDSIRLA, from the coding sequence ATGACCGACAGCCCCACGCGTCGCACCATTCTTCTCGCGGCGGGCGGGGCGGGCGCCGCGGCGCTGACCGCGGGCTGCGGCGAGTCCGGTGACGACAAGGCCTCCTCGCACGCCTCCCCCGGGCAGGAACTGGCCAAGACGGCCGACATCCCGGTCGGCGGCGGCAAGATCTTCAAGGACGAGGAGATCGTCGTCACCCAGCCCAAGCAGGGCGAGTTCAAGGGCTTCTCGAACATCTGCACACACGCACAGTGTCCGGTGGCCGGCGTCTCGGACGGCACCATCAACTGCACCTGCCACGGCAGCAAGTTCAACATCACGGACGGGTCGGTGGCCCACGACCCGGCGACGCGACCGCTGCCCGAGAAGAAGATCACGGTGCAGGGCGACTCGATCCGCCTGGCCTGA
- the cmk gene encoding (d)CMP kinase — protein sequence MENGAAQPVIVAIDGPSGTGKSSTSKAVAAQLDLSYLDTGAQYRAITWWMVANGIDTDDPSAIAAVAGKADIVSGTDPANPTITVDGTDVAAAIRTQEVTSKVSAVSAVPDVRARITELQRSIAAGAEKGIVVEGRDIGTTVLPDADLKVFLTASAEARAARRSGELKGADVNATREALIKRDAADSSRKTSPLAKADDAVEVDTTELTLAQVIECVVTLVEEKRDAT from the coding sequence GTGGAAAACGGCGCCGCCCAGCCCGTGATTGTCGCCATAGACGGTCCCTCCGGCACGGGTAAGTCGAGCACGTCCAAGGCCGTCGCCGCGCAGCTCGACCTGAGCTACCTGGACACCGGCGCCCAGTACCGGGCGATCACCTGGTGGATGGTGGCCAACGGGATCGACACCGACGACCCGTCGGCGATCGCCGCCGTGGCCGGCAAGGCGGACATCGTCTCCGGCACCGACCCGGCGAACCCGACGATCACGGTCGACGGCACCGACGTGGCCGCCGCGATCCGTACCCAGGAGGTCACCTCCAAGGTCAGTGCGGTCAGCGCGGTGCCCGATGTGCGGGCTCGGATCACCGAGCTGCAGCGCTCCATCGCGGCCGGCGCCGAGAAGGGGATCGTCGTGGAGGGCCGCGACATCGGTACGACCGTGCTGCCCGACGCCGACCTGAAGGTCTTCCTGACCGCCTCCGCCGAGGCCCGCGCGGCCCGGCGCAGCGGCGAGCTCAAGGGCGCCGACGTCAACGCCACCCGCGAGGCCCTGATCAAGCGGGACGCGGCCGACTCCAGCCGTAAGACCTCGCCGCTAGCCAAGGCGGACGACGCGGTCGAGGTCGACACCACCGAGCTCACCCTCGCGCAGGTCATCGAGTGCGTCGTCACGCTCGTCGAGGAGAAGCGGGACGCGACGTGA
- a CDS encoding ADP-ribosylglycohydrolase family protein, with protein MTMTATKRAATGALTGLALGDALGFPTEFNDVPSILAKCGPWREMALPTPAIVTDDTQMTLALARGLRAAMDRGVLGPDLAEPVRREFIAWNRSPENNRAPGNTCLRACELLERPDRPWQDASQIGSKGCGANMRVAPVGLVPGLSDEQRAGAAQLQAALTHGHPTALAASDLTAHAVRLLAQGAEPAALAGLLRSYADENRSHYHERWLGDLWTRSHDPSPEQFIARGWDECVGVLDRLQEALRAPSPETDPCLATGAGWIAEEALATGLLSFLLFVDEPLTALRRAACTSGDSDSIACLAGAFAGAHLGAEVWPGQWADRIEYQSELATFGALWDA; from the coding sequence ATGACCATGACCGCCACGAAGCGCGCCGCGACCGGCGCGCTCACGGGGCTCGCCCTAGGCGACGCGCTCGGCTTTCCGACCGAGTTCAACGACGTGCCGTCGATCCTCGCCAAGTGCGGGCCGTGGCGGGAGATGGCGCTGCCGACGCCCGCGATCGTCACCGACGACACGCAGATGACGTTGGCGCTGGCCCGGGGCCTGCGGGCGGCCATGGACCGCGGGGTGCTCGGCCCCGACCTGGCCGAGCCCGTGCGGCGGGAGTTCATCGCCTGGAACCGGTCGCCGGAGAACAACCGGGCGCCGGGCAACACGTGTCTGAGGGCCTGCGAGCTGCTGGAGCGTCCGGACCGGCCCTGGCAGGACGCCAGCCAGATCGGCTCCAAGGGCTGCGGTGCCAACATGCGGGTCGCGCCCGTCGGGCTCGTCCCCGGGCTGAGCGACGAACAGCGCGCGGGCGCCGCCCAGTTGCAGGCCGCGCTCACCCACGGCCATCCGACGGCACTCGCCGCCTCCGACCTCACCGCGCATGCCGTACGCCTGCTCGCGCAGGGGGCCGAGCCGGCCGCGCTGGCCGGGCTGCTGCGGTCGTACGCGGACGAGAACCGCAGCCACTACCACGAGCGCTGGCTCGGCGATCTGTGGACGCGCAGCCACGACCCCTCGCCCGAGCAGTTCATCGCGCGCGGATGGGACGAGTGCGTGGGAGTCCTGGACCGTCTCCAGGAGGCGCTGCGGGCCCCCTCGCCCGAGACCGACCCGTGCCTGGCCACCGGCGCGGGCTGGATCGCCGAAGAGGCGCTGGCGACCGGGCTGTTGTCCTTCCTGCTCTTCGTCGACGAGCCGCTGACGGCCCTGCGGCGCGCCGCCTGCACCTCCGGCGACTCCGACTCGATCGCCTGCCTGGCGGGCGCGTTCGCGGGTGCGCACCTGGGCGCGGAGGTGTGGCCCGGGCAGTGGGCGGACCGGATCGAGTACCAGAGCGAGCTGGCGACGTTCGGGGCCCTCTGGGACGCCTGA